One cyanobiont of Ornithocercus magnificus DNA segment encodes these proteins:
- a CDS encoding lactoylglutathione lyase: MRLLHTMLRVGDLERSVRFYTEVLGMHLLRRRDYPSGRFTLAFVGYGHESEAAVLELTHNWDTSSYEIGDAYGHIAIGVADIYTTCTTIAERGGRVVRAPGPMKHSSTVIAFVEDPDRYKVELIQMSSTLSNRT; this comes from the coding sequence ATGCGCCTTCTGCACACGATGCTCAGGGTGGGAGATCTTGAACGATCCGTTCGGTTTTACACTGAAGTGTTAGGCATGCATCTGCTGCGTCGCAGAGACTATCCATCTGGACGCTTCACACTGGCTTTTGTAGGCTACGGTCATGAGAGTGAAGCAGCCGTCCTTGAGCTAACACACAACTGGGATACGAGCAGTTACGAAATCGGCGACGCATACGGTCATATAGCCATTGGTGTGGCCGATATTTACACTACCTGTACCACTATTGCTGAGCGTGGCGGACGGGTTGTACGAGCACCGGGTCCAATGAAGCATAGCAGCACAGTGATCGCCTTCGTCGAAGATCCTGATCGCTACAAGGTAGAGCTAATCCAAATGAGCTCCACCTTGTCTAACCGAACCTAA
- a CDS encoding AarF/ABC1/UbiB kinase family protein encodes MHQQRFLPLLMRFLRALRIWRTILGLVVLLWWDGCSWSYLRGCTEAHRASRQRQRAHWLTVELLTLGSAFIKIGQLLSARPDVLPAEWVNELSSLQDRVPSFPFWQVQNLLKQELGNRCAEIDSLDEQPLGSASLAQVHRAILRSGRQVVLKVQRPGLEPLFRLDLDVMAQVAAMLQHHPRWGRGRDWVDMAAECRHVLLRELDFQLEAQHAARFRQQFLENPRIRVPAVIWELSSRRVLCLDYLPGIKVNDREALVAAGLDPVIVAETGAASYLQQLVHYGFFHADPHPGNLAVANDGALIYYDFGMMGSLSSNLRRRLGSMALAAAGRDATALVTEMQAAGVIARDIDTGPVRRLVRLILREVLTPPFRSNLIEQLSGDLYDLLYGQPFRLPAELIFVMRALSTFEGVGRSLDPSFNLVTIAKPYVLPLMASSESSPNDIINELGRQVGALGSRAVGLPRRLDESLERLEQGDLQLQIRMGESDRQFRRMIIAQCFIGQSVLLSGLAVAAALMGSSSRPIWALLPLAGCIPIGVSWARFRLKLHQESRFN; translated from the coding sequence ATGCATCAGCAGAGATTCCTACCTCTGCTGATGAGGTTCCTGCGCGCCTTGCGCATTTGGCGTACCATCTTAGGCTTAGTTGTCCTGCTTTGGTGGGATGGTTGTTCTTGGTCTTATCTAAGAGGTTGTACTGAAGCACACCGTGCGTCGCGTCAACGCCAGAGAGCTCACTGGTTGACAGTCGAGCTGCTAACGCTTGGCTCGGCTTTCATCAAGATAGGCCAACTCCTGTCGGCACGACCAGATGTACTTCCTGCAGAATGGGTAAATGAGTTATCGAGCCTCCAGGATCGCGTACCCTCTTTCCCTTTCTGGCAAGTTCAGAATCTACTGAAACAGGAACTTGGGAACCGCTGTGCTGAGATTGACAGTCTTGATGAGCAGCCGCTAGGGTCGGCCTCTTTAGCACAAGTTCATCGGGCTATTCTTCGTAGTGGTCGACAAGTTGTACTGAAGGTCCAGCGTCCTGGATTGGAGCCTCTTTTCCGTCTCGACCTTGATGTGATGGCACAAGTTGCTGCCATGCTTCAACACCACCCTCGTTGGGGACGTGGTCGGGATTGGGTAGATATGGCTGCAGAATGCCGGCATGTGCTGCTGCGTGAGCTAGACTTCCAGCTTGAAGCTCAACATGCTGCCCGCTTTCGGCAACAGTTCCTCGAGAACCCTCGTATCCGAGTGCCAGCAGTGATCTGGGAGTTGAGTAGTCGTCGTGTGCTGTGCCTCGACTATTTGCCAGGAATCAAGGTCAATGACCGCGAGGCCCTTGTTGCAGCTGGTCTTGATCCAGTTATCGTAGCTGAGACTGGAGCAGCAAGCTATCTGCAGCAGCTAGTGCACTACGGCTTCTTCCATGCCGATCCCCATCCTGGCAATCTTGCCGTGGCAAATGATGGAGCTCTCATCTACTACGACTTCGGGATGATGGGATCACTTTCCAGTAATCTGCGTCGTCGTCTCGGCAGCATGGCTCTGGCTGCCGCTGGCCGTGATGCCACTGCCCTTGTAACAGAGATGCAGGCTGCTGGCGTGATTGCACGCGATATTGACACTGGTCCGGTACGCCGGCTAGTACGGTTGATTTTGCGAGAAGTACTTACACCTCCTTTCAGAAGCAACTTGATCGAGCAGCTATCTGGTGATCTTTACGATCTCCTCTATGGTCAGCCCTTTCGCCTACCGGCGGAGTTGATCTTTGTCATGCGGGCGCTATCCACATTTGAAGGTGTGGGAAGAAGTCTTGACCCTAGTTTTAACCTAGTCACTATTGCTAAACCTTATGTTCTTCCCTTGATGGCTAGTAGTGAATCCAGTCCTAATGACATCATCAATGAACTTGGTCGTCAAGTCGGAGCACTGGGAAGTCGAGCTGTTGGTTTACCACGGCGGCTGGATGAAAGTCTAGAGCGTCTTGAACAGGGTGATCTCCAGCTGCAGATCCGGATGGGTGAGTCAGACCGTCAGTTTCGGCGTATGATCATTGCACAGTGCTTCATTGGTCAGTCGGTTCTCCTCAGTGGCCTTGCAGTGGCTGCAGCCTTGATGGGTTCTAGCAGCCGGCCGATATGGGCTTTGTTGCCCCTAGCTGGCTGTATCCCCATTGGTGTCAGCTGGGCGAGATTTCGTCTCAAGTTGCACCAGGAGAGTAGATTTAACTAA
- a CDS encoding phosphopyruvate hydratase produces the protein MIDPLDFVIDTIVAREVLDSRGNPTVEAEVKLEGGATGHAIVPSGASTGAHEAHELRDGEDRYLGKGVTQAISNVEDRIAPALCGLSALDQTTVDIAMQELDGSSNKSVLGANAILAVSMATARAASQGLGLPLYRYLGGPMASLLPVPLMNVINGGAHAANNLDFQEFMLVPHGADSFREALRMGAEVFHTLKSLLSAQGKSTAVGDEGGFAPDLATNKAAGELLVQAIEKAGYRPGEQISLALDVASTEFFRDGNYVFGASSFNSVEMVDQLEQLVNLFPIISIEDGLAEDDWEGWKLLTRRLGTRVQLVGDDLFVTNTRRLRQGIENDVANSILIKVNQIGSLTETLQAIELAGRFGYTSVISHRSGETEDTTIADLAVATRSGQIKTGSLSRSERVAKYNQLLRIEDALGSQATYAGAVGQGPRGRS, from the coding sequence ATGATTGACCCTCTCGACTTTGTCATCGATACCATTGTGGCTCGCGAGGTTCTTGATTCCCGGGGTAATCCCACTGTCGAGGCCGAGGTGAAGCTTGAAGGTGGAGCAACTGGACATGCAATTGTGCCTAGTGGAGCTAGCACGGGTGCCCATGAGGCCCACGAGCTTCGTGACGGCGAGGATCGCTACTTAGGCAAGGGCGTAACACAGGCTATTAGCAATGTCGAAGACCGGATTGCTCCAGCACTCTGTGGTTTATCTGCTCTAGATCAAACGACAGTCGACATAGCAATGCAAGAACTAGATGGCAGTAGTAACAAGTCTGTCCTTGGGGCTAATGCCATACTCGCTGTAAGTATGGCTACCGCACGAGCTGCATCACAGGGCCTTGGCTTACCTCTTTACCGGTATCTTGGTGGCCCAATGGCTTCCTTGCTGCCAGTTCCGCTAATGAATGTGATTAATGGTGGAGCCCACGCTGCCAACAATCTGGACTTCCAAGAATTTATGCTAGTACCCCATGGTGCTGATAGCTTCCGTGAAGCCCTGCGCATGGGCGCTGAAGTATTTCACACTCTCAAGAGCCTACTCAGTGCACAAGGCAAATCGACAGCTGTCGGAGATGAAGGAGGCTTCGCGCCTGACCTAGCAACTAACAAAGCTGCCGGAGAACTTCTAGTGCAGGCAATTGAAAAAGCTGGCTACCGTCCTGGTGAGCAAATTTCTCTGGCACTGGATGTTGCTAGTACGGAATTCTTCCGCGATGGTAACTATGTTTTTGGCGCTAGCAGTTTTAATAGTGTTGAGATGGTTGATCAGCTAGAGCAACTTGTGAACCTCTTCCCAATAATATCGATTGAGGATGGCCTTGCTGAGGACGATTGGGAAGGTTGGAAGCTGCTAACCCGGCGTTTGGGCACGCGTGTACAGCTTGTAGGCGATGACCTATTTGTGACTAACACCCGCAGGTTGCGACAGGGAATTGAAAATGACGTCGCTAACTCGATCCTGATCAAAGTCAATCAAATTGGGTCCCTTACAGAAACTCTTCAAGCAATTGAACTTGCTGGGCGGTTTGGCTATACTAGTGTGATTAGTCATCGTAGTGGTGAGACTGAAGACACTACAATTGCCGATCTAGCTGTGGCAACTCGGTCTGGCCAGATTAAGACAGGCTCACTAAGCCGCAGTGAACGGGTCGCTAAGTATAATCAGCTGCTGCGAATCGAAGATGCCTTAGGCAGCCAGGCTACTTATGCTGGTGCTGTAGGTCAGGGACCTCGAGGAAGGTCCTAA